The following coding sequences lie in one Desmodus rotundus isolate HL8 chromosome 1, HLdesRot8A.1, whole genome shotgun sequence genomic window:
- the TEX10 gene encoding testis-expressed protein 10, which yields MTKKRKRQDDFQKVKLKVGKKKPKLENATVTNFKTKTIHLPEQLKEDVTLPTNNRKLNIKDLLSQMHHYNAGVKQSALLGLKDLLSQYPFIIDAHLSNILSEVTAVFTDKDANVRLAAVQLLQFLAPKIRAEQISPFFPLVSAHLSSAMTHITEGIQEDSLKVLDILLEEYPALITGRSSILLKNFVELISHQQLSKGLVNRDRSQSWILSVNPNRRLTSQQWRLKVLVRLSKFLQALADGSSRLRESEGLQEQKENPHATSNSIFINWKEHANDQQHIQVYENGGSQPNVSSQFRLRYLTGGLGSADEGLSSTENLKGFIEIIIPLLIECWIEAVPPQLATSVGNGVEREPLQVMQQVLNIISLLWKLSKQHDENHKLESWLRKNYLTDFKHHFMSHFPYALKEITKHRRKETNKSIKHCTILSNNVDHLLLNLTLSDIMVSLANASTLQKDSNWIERIRKFVTETLEDGSRLNSKQLNRLLGVSWRLMQIQPNREATESLIKAVYTLYQQRGLILPVRTLLLKFFSRIYQKEELRSCRFRYRSKVLSRWLAGLPLQLAHLGSRNPELSTQLIDIIQTAAARANKELLKSLQATALRIYDPQEGTVVVLPAESQQCLVQLIYFLPSLPADLLSRLSRCCIMGRLSSSLAAMLIGILHMRSSFSGWKYSVKDCLMSDVDYFSFLFSTLTGFSKEELTWLQSLRGVPHVIQTQLSPVLLYLTDWDQFLHHWDVTETVCHSLLVIPARSQSFDILQSAISKHLVGFTVIPDSTAGCVLGVICRLLDHTCVLSETLLPFLASCCYSLLYFLLTLERGEAEHLRKRDKLWGVCVSILALLPRVLRLLLQSLRVNRAAPEELPVVGQLLRLLLQHAPLRTHMLTNAILVQQIIKNITTLKSGGVQEQWLTDLHYCFNVYITGHPQGPSVLNTVY from the exons atgaccaaaaaaagaaaacgcCAAGATGATTTTCAAAAAGTGAAACTAAAAGTTGGTAAAAAGAAGCCCAAGTTAGAAAATGCTACTGTTACAAACTTTAAAACGAAGACTATACATCTGCCTGAGCAACTCAAAGAGGATGTAACACTTCCAACAAACAATAGAAAACTTAACATAAAG gATTTGCTATCACAGATGCATCACTACAATGCTGGGGTTAAACAGAGTGCTCTTCTTGGACTTAAAGACCTTTTGTCTCAGTACCCATTTATAATTGATGCACACCTTTCAAACATATTAAGTGAAGTGACTGCTGTGTTTACAGATAAAGATGCTAATGTACGATTAGCAGCAGTTCAACTTCTTCAATTCCTGGCCCCCAAAATACGAGCTGAacaaatttctccattttttcctttggtaagTGCCCATCTCTCTAGTGCCATGACTCACATTACTGAAGGAATTCAGGAGGATTCTTTAAAAGTTTTGGACATTCTGCTGGAAGAGTACCCAGCTCTAATTACTGGCCGTAGCAGTATATTGCTTAAGAATTTTGTAGAACTTATTTCTCATCAGCAGCTGTCCAAAGGATTGGTAAATAGAGACAGATCCCAGTCCTGGATACTTTCTGTAAACCCTAATCGGAGACTCACTTCTCAGCAGTGGAGGCTGAAAGTCTTAGTGAGACTCAGTAAATTCCTTCAGGCCTTGGCAGATGGATCCAGTAGGTTGAGAGAAAGTGAAGGACttcaggaacaaaaagaaaatccccaTGCCACTAGCAACTCCATTTTTATCAACTGGAAGGAACATGCCAACGACCAGCAACACATCCAGGTTTATGAAAATGGGGGTTCACAGCCCAATGTCAGTTCACAGTTCAGGCTACG GTACCTGACTGGAGGACTAGGCAGTGCGGATGAAGGCTTGTCATCTACTGAAAACTTAAAAGGATTTATTGAGATAATAATTCCATTGCTAATTGAGTGCTGGATTGAAGCTGTACCTCCACAACTAGCTACTTCTGTTGGAAATGGTGTAGAACGAGAACCATTGCAGGTTATGCAGCAAGTTCTTAATATTATTTCCCTTCTGTGGAAACTCTCTAAACAGCATGATGAAAACCATAAATTG gAGTCGTGGCTTCGAAAGAATTATCTTACTGATTTCAAACACCATTTTATGAGTCATTTTCCATATGCCTTAAAAGAAATAACCAAGCacagaagaaaagagacaaataAAAG caTCAAGCATTGCACGATTCTCTCCAATAATGTAGACCATCTCTTACTGAATTTAACATTGTCTGATATCATGGTCTCCCTGGCAAATGCCTCAACTTTGCAGAAGGATTCTAATTGGATAGAAAGGATAAGAAAATTTGTGACAGAGACCCTTGAAGATGGCTCTAGGCTAAATAGTAAGCAGCTGAACAGATTGCTTGGAGTATCGTGGAGGTTAATGCAGATACAACCAAACCGAG aaGCTACAGAGTCTCTCATCAAGGCAGTTTATACATTGTATCAGCAGAGAGGCCTTATCCTTCCAGTTCGGACTTTGTTACTGAAGTTTTTCAGTAGAATCTATCAAAAAGAAGAATTGAGATCTTGCAGATTCAG GTATCGTAGCAAAGTGTTATCCCGTTGGCTGGCTGGTTTACCATTGCAGCTCGCTCACCTTGGCTCCCGAAACCCTGAGCTCTCAACACAGCTTATTGATATCATCCAAACTGCTGCAGCACGAGCAAATAAAGAATTACTAAAAAGTTTACAAGCTACTGCTCTTCGAATCTATG ATCCACAAGAAGGCACTGTGGTGGTTCTCCCAGCAGAGTCTCAGCAGTGTTTGGTCCAGCTTATATATTTTCTACCCAGTCTACCTGCTGATTTGCTTTCTCGGTTAAGTCGGTGCTGTATCATGGGAAGACTTAGTTCAAGTTTGGCTGCCATGCTTATCGGGATACTGCACATGAG ATCATCATTTTCTGGATGGAAGTATTCAGTTAAAGACTGTTTGATGAGTGATGTGGATTATTTCAGCTTCTTATTTTCAACACTTACAG GGTTTTCAAAAGAGGAGTTGACTTGGCTTCAGAGCCTTCGAGGCGTTCCCCACGTCATCCAGACGCAGCTTTCCCCTGTGCTGCTTTACCTGACAGACTGGGATCAGTTTTTACACCATTGGGATGTGACAGAG ACAGTTTGTCACAGTTTATTGGTTATCCCTGCCCGAAGCCAGAGCTTTGACATCCTGCAAAGCGCCATCAGTAAGCATTTG GTTGGGTTCACTGTAATTCCTGACAGCACGGCTGGCTGTGTTTTGGGTGTTATCTGTAGGCTCCTGGATCATACATGTGTGCTTAGCGAGACTCTACTGCCGTTTCTGGCTTCTTGTTGCTACAGtcttctgtactttctgctcactttagagagaggagaagcagaACATCTAAGAAAGAG GGACAAGCTCTGGGGGGTCTGTGTCTCCATCCTGGCTCTCCTGCCCCGCGTCCTCAGATTGCTGCTGCAGAGCCTGCGGGTGAACAGAGCTGCCCCTGAGGAGCTACCTGTGGTGGGCCAACTGCTCCGCCTGCTGCTTCAGCACGCACCCCTTAGGACTCACATGTTGACCAATGCCATCTTGGTGCAGCAGATCATCAAGAATATCACG